In Ruminococcaceae bacterium BL-6, a genomic segment contains:
- a CDS encoding Terminase-like family protein: protein MTVHEKIRKIVTNPILYIQNFMKVVNKNGKLVKFILNPQQKYLLKNLDKYNIVLKSRQLGITTLSCAYSIYLAITNPYTTCLLMSYSIDSATGIFEKLKQLYFNIPKSLQVPLIANNRKELKLVNGSRIIVATCGNKDVARGLTIKFAHLSEVGFMKDTIEKQLLAIEQALTPDGIIILESTANGLNYFSDLWNKAERKENLYKPFFFSWINDKVMFAEEYKQFADRYISIHGSLPIDKELTGIEKGLRSQGATIEQLVWRRLKIANSSEEAFAQEFPSNPVEAFISTGSNIFSPKLIHERLEHIHEVKPIKSKPNGIPVSLIPWFGRELTIWECPKNGQKYYIGVDTSEGIGKDFSAFHVLTQDAKQVAEFKSNKIKPFQFAEIVNDIGIYYNKALLVVEKASAGHTVVDKLKNDYKYSNLYKYKDYDARGRTVRRPGFVTNPKTKPIMINDFVELFETNQLVINSKDLLSEMKMFQFKDGKMEATTGYHDDLVMSFAMAIQGIKSGINYL, encoded by the coding sequence ATGACAGTACATGAGAAAATCAGAAAAATAGTAACAAATCCTATTTTATATATACAGAATTTTATGAAGGTTGTAAATAAGAACGGTAAATTAGTAAAATTCATTTTGAATCCACAGCAGAAATATCTGTTAAAAAATCTTGATAAATACAATATCGTCCTAAAATCAAGACAGTTGGGAATTACAACGCTTTCATGCGCGTATTCTATTTATCTTGCTATAACAAATCCCTATACAACTTGCCTTTTAATGTCGTATTCTATTGATTCCGCAACAGGTATTTTTGAGAAGTTAAAGCAATTATATTTCAATATTCCTAAATCATTGCAAGTACCTTTAATAGCCAATAACAGAAAAGAATTGAAACTGGTTAATGGGAGCAGGATTATTGTAGCTACTTGCGGGAATAAAGATGTTGCAAGAGGTTTAACAATAAAATTTGCTCATCTTTCAGAAGTCGGATTCATGAAAGATACAATAGAAAAACAATTACTTGCTATTGAACAGGCATTAACACCAGATGGAATTATTATTCTTGAATCTACCGCAAATGGATTAAATTACTTTTCTGATTTATGGAATAAAGCGGAACGTAAAGAGAACCTATATAAACCATTTTTCTTTAGTTGGATAAACGATAAAGTAATGTTTGCGGAAGAATATAAACAATTTGCAGACAGATATATTTCTATTCATGGTAGTTTACCTATTGATAAAGAATTAACAGGTATTGAAAAAGGTCTAAGATCGCAAGGTGCTACCATTGAACAATTAGTTTGGAGAAGATTAAAAATTGCGAACAGTAGTGAAGAAGCATTTGCACAGGAATTTCCTTCTAATCCGGTTGAAGCGTTTATCAGCACGGGAAGCAATATCTTTTCACCGAAACTGATTCATGAACGGCTGGAACATATTCATGAAGTAAAGCCGATCAAATCTAAACCGAATGGAATACCAGTCAGTTTAATTCCATGGTTTGGTCGTGAATTGACTATATGGGAATGTCCGAAAAATGGACAGAAATATTATATAGGCGTTGATACAAGTGAGGGAATAGGGAAGGACTTTTCCGCTTTCCATGTATTAACACAAGACGCAAAACAGGTTGCGGAATTTAAGAGCAATAAGATAAAACCATTCCAATTTGCTGAAATAGTAAATGATATAGGTATTTATTACAATAAAGCACTACTTGTTGTAGAGAAAGCAAGCGCAGGTCATACTGTTGTGGATAAATTGAAGAATGATTATAAATACTCCAATTTGTATAAATACAAAGATTATGACGCAAGAGGAAGAACCGTAAGAAGGCCGGGTTTTGTTACAAATCCAAAAACAAAGCCGATTATGATAAATGATTTTGTAGAATTATTTGAAACAAATCAGCTTGTAATTAACAGTAAAGATTTACTTTCTGAAATGAAAATGTTTCAATTCAAAGATGGAAAAATGGAAGCAACAACAGGTTATCATGACGATTTAGTAATGAGTTTTGCTATGGCAATACAAGGAATTAAATCGGGGATCAATTACTTATAA
- a CDS encoding conserved protein of unknown function (Evidence 4 : Unknown function but conserved in other organisms), translating to MARNKKSITGKDGYGTGSNVSQEESIQSHLFDMVKTHTKVYYILWKYAPQLLPQQFKTFDDLKNNYKVFTPKITEKTAENWLLEENVQTAVKWLLKREHQAKMIELYNVYYERAQTDTNAFKAFVEFSNQFFADTQSSELLDIVQGIKDDDLKEE from the coding sequence ATGGCAAGAAATAAGAAAAGTATCACAGGTAAAGATGGGTACGGAACCGGAAGCAACGTATCACAGGAAGAAAGTATTCAATCACATTTATTTGATATGGTAAAAACTCATACAAAGGTTTATTACATACTTTGGAAATATGCTCCACAGTTATTACCACAACAATTCAAAACATTTGATGATCTGAAAAATAATTATAAGGTCTTTACTCCAAAAATAACTGAAAAAACAGCAGAGAATTGGTTATTGGAAGAGAATGTGCAAACGGCGGTAAAATGGTTATTAAAGCGTGAACATCAAGCTAAAATGATTGAACTATATAACGTATATTATGAGAGAGCACAAACAGATACCAATGCTTTCAAAGCGTTTGTAGAATTTAGCAATCAATTCTTTGCAGATACTCAGTCAAGCGAATTATTAGATATAGTACAGGGAATTAAAGACGATGATCTGAAAGAAGAATAA
- a CDS encoding protein of unknown function (Evidence 5 : Unknown function) → MKNQMEALELANEKIKSLDKKNKEVVSKNLRTADRGIKYISNNMDDIQKKLMWNKLCNIEDKLDRIEDKLDLILESGDIDGKK, encoded by the coding sequence ATGAAAAATCAAATGGAAGCATTAGAATTAGCAAATGAAAAAATTAAATCTTTGGATAAAAAGAATAAAGAAGTTGTTTCTAAAAATTTAAGAACCGCCGATAGAGGTATTAAATATATTTCTAATAACATGGATGATATTCAAAAGAAACTGATGTGGAATAAACTTTGCAATATAGAAGACAAATTAGATCGGATAGAAGATAAATTGGATTTAATCTTAGAATCTGGTGATATAGATGGCAAGAAATAA
- a CDS encoding protein of unknown function (Evidence 5 : Unknown function): protein MKDIAIKVYYIDGTTDECEIPYDSEIAKEIIREIKSDQTNCICFGSTFVYKSAVKKIDIRPYKPEIHSTSDKKGR, encoded by the coding sequence ATGAAGGATATAGCTATTAAAGTTTATTACATTGATGGAACAACGGATGAATGTGAAATACCATATGATTCCGAAATTGCGAAAGAAATAATCAGGGAAATAAAATCCGATCAAACTAATTGTATTTGTTTTGGTAGTACTTTTGTATATAAGTCAGCGGTTAAGAAAATAGATATTCGTCCTTACAAACCAGAAATACATAGCACTTCAGATAAGAAAGGAAGATAG
- a CDS encoding protein of unknown function (Evidence 5 : Unknown function) has product MNDKTDMRLFTTDERGKAYFNLDLLKKGMIIHAKDNGKNYPFDEDVKILSIKPYLMWVEYHDKNNVAIRRSIRPFQIIKQRKFEVTVKGVVYKKDTLIKGF; this is encoded by the coding sequence ATGAATGATAAAACAGATATGCGGTTATTTACCACTGATGAACGTGGTAAAGCATATTTTAATTTAGATCTTCTGAAGAAAGGTATGATAATTCATGCCAAAGATAATGGTAAAAATTATCCTTTTGATGAAGATGTTAAAATTTTAAGCATTAAACCTTATCTTATGTGGGTTGAATATCATGATAAAAATAACGTTGCAATCCGAAGATCGATAAGGCCTTTTCAAATAATAAAGCAAAGGAAATTTGAAGTTACTGTTAAAGGGGTAGTATACAAAAAGGATACACTAATAAAAGGTTTTTAA
- a CDS encoding protein of unknown function (Evidence 5 : Unknown function) produces the protein MNLENIKVGDKFSTETKLLTKVGFEKTKSPDSKKSQIRELQRYLSYEKTGKMSRGKPTNEIVITEIYDTPKPKIDNRSNNGGNNTSIISDYMRNWIEIALTSDGSIDGSASKIIRDMNLVIDDFSNAYYNFDDCFTDCTPIEKNFFLDYCDTVMNSYKQRLKRIISNLVEYGDFMYKEYYKVSFIKEGKDGEFFATDDIEDLETIDKIDKIKHNLEVSYGVTENSEKWKLYCDRKKSKQFYDDFIGQVRKLLKRDEITNCYKSMYLFAYDYHADIDEDFDNQKFWNTQKKFAEDKIQTVFNKTRRIYSQNPMEYGKYKKVPKYKSEDISQDMIKECKEMVMYK, from the coding sequence ATGAATTTAGAAAATATTAAAGTTGGAGATAAATTTTCAACAGAAACAAAATTATTAACAAAGGTTGGCTTTGAAAAAACAAAAAGTCCTGATAGCAAAAAATCTCAAATAAGAGAATTACAAAGATATTTGTCATATGAAAAGACAGGTAAAATGTCCAGAGGTAAGCCAACCAATGAAATTGTTATCACTGAAATATATGATACTCCTAAACCTAAAATAGATAATCGCAGTAATAACGGTGGAAACAACACAAGCATTATATCTGATTATATGCGTAATTGGATTGAGATTGCACTTACATCTGATGGAAGTATAGACGGCAGCGCAAGCAAAATCATTAGGGATATGAATTTAGTTATTGATGATTTTAGTAATGCTTATTACAATTTTGATGATTGCTTTACTGATTGTACGCCAATTGAAAAGAACTTCTTTCTTGATTATTGTGATACTGTGATGAATAGCTATAAGCAAAGATTAAAGCGCATTATTAGTAATCTTGTAGAATATGGTGACTTTATGTATAAAGAATATTATAAAGTCAGTTTTATAAAGGAAGGTAAAGATGGAGAATTCTTTGCAACAGACGATATTGAAGATTTGGAAACAATAGACAAGATTGATAAAATAAAACATAATCTTGAAGTATCCTATGGCGTAACAGAAAATAGTGAAAAGTGGAAATTGTATTGTGACCGTAAAAAGTCAAAACAATTCTATGATGATTTTATTGGACAGGTAAGGAAATTATTAAAGCGTGATGAAATTACTAACTGCTATAAATCAATGTATCTGTTTGCTTATGATTATCATGCTGATATAGATGAAGATTTTGATAATCAAAAGTTTTGGAACACACAAAAGAAATTCGCGGAAGATAAGATTCAAACAGTATTCAATAAGACAAGAAGAATTTATAGTCAGAATCCTATGGAATATGGCAAGTACAAAAAAGTACCAAAATACAAGTCAGAAGATATATCGCAAGATATGATTAAGGAATGTAAAGAAATGGTTATGTATAAGTAA
- a CDS encoding protein of unknown function (Evidence 5 : Unknown function) yields MYTLIYIIKLILVVFYINVFYKPISYKFLLFHQNQIHKILYVFYDVFLYLITSYRFEYNILLVMDYRYKLYDYYFSYY; encoded by the coding sequence TTGTATACACTTATATATATTATAAAATTGATATTAGTAGTTTTTTACATCAATGTTTTCTATAAACCCATTTCTTATAAATTTCTTCTGTTTCATCAAAATCAAATACATAAAATACTTTATGTGTTCTATGATGTATTCCTGTATCTAATAACCTCATACCGTTTTGAATATAATATCTTGCTTGTAATGGATTATAGATATAAACTTTACGATTACTATTTTTCATATTATTAA
- a CDS encoding protein of unknown function (Evidence 5 : Unknown function), which translates to MNDGLYLNPERVKGKEPIYVDLSITHGKCFDNHMTFIKNPECINPNIIAKDYYHKYNGSTLSFLIALYERDLSKYSQKQLNAMIVIDGWDAGYYKYNGKFRDVMINWMKLFEVDKYLLPILQKHEDRQYFFDFINQYHLNEKIIMQENHLHCNVKTHIPTCEFKLAYKVKRDNFSRYTVENIYTNNADSIITTAETFRNQYSICRKVV; encoded by the coding sequence TTGAATGATGGATTATATTTGAATCCAGAAAGAGTAAAAGGCAAGGAACCTATCTATGTGGATTTATCTATTACACATGGTAAGTGTTTTGATAATCATATGACATTCATTAAAAACCCAGAATGTATCAATCCCAATATTATAGCAAAGGATTATTACCATAAATACAATGGCAGTACATTATCTTTTCTAATTGCATTATATGAGCGGGATTTATCCAAATATTCTCAGAAGCAATTAAATGCAATGATTGTAATTGATGGCTGGGACGCAGGATATTACAAATATAATGGCAAATTCAGAGATGTAATGATTAACTGGATGAAATTGTTTGAAGTTGACAAATACTTACTTCCCATCTTACAGAAACATGAAGATAGGCAATATTTCTTTGACTTTATCAATCAGTACCATTTGAATGAAAAGATTATTATGCAGGAAAATCATTTACATTGTAATGTAAAAACACATATTCCAACTTGTGAATTTAAATTGGCATATAAGGTAAAGCGTGATAATTTCAGCAGATACACAGTCGAAAACATTTACACAAACAATGCTGATTCAATTATAACAACAGCGGAAACATTTAGAAATCAGTATTCAATTTGCAGAAAGGTAGTATGA
- a CDS encoding Helix-turn-helix, which translates to MITGREFKKIRERKDLSLRDVATFCKVSPQLIGQIEQGKKYFTEKNYRQIINAMNIAYDMKQKGKITEIRHSKNK; encoded by the coding sequence GTGATAACAGGCAGAGAATTTAAAAAAATTAGAGAGCGGAAAGATTTATCTTTGCGTGATGTCGCAACTTTTTGTAAAGTATCTCCACAGCTAATTGGACAGATTGAACAGGGTAAAAAGTATTTCACAGAGAAAAATTACAGACAGATTATCAATGCTATGAACATAGCGTATGATATGAAACAAAAAGGTAAAATAACAGAAATTCGACACAGTAAAAATAAATGA
- a CDS encoding conserved protein of unknown function (Evidence 4 : Unknown function but conserved in other organisms): protein MATIFIPEVFADAVNEKLNKTLRFGSVAFDASSLVPEIKNAGDTMHFPKIKRTATVENVVKGNALTPAELDMSDSTAEIKYIGSAFRIYDKDKAQVKGVLQDKIVAQVSDAMAEQIDTDLAAECDTAVYKSAVADAAKITSDELQKGIDNFGDSVDTDSFAAIIINSKLRSSFAGMDEFVNTGLTYQTEGNGLVQNGVVGSYFGIPVIVTDNGTWDSANNEAKTYIVKKDALGYVFQKAITVEESRQALLLATDVVASSLYATKLLDDTGVVICRKTIA, encoded by the coding sequence ATGGCTACTATTTTTATTCCAGAAGTATTCGCAGATGCCGTGAACGAAAAACTTAATAAAACATTACGGTTCGGAAGTGTTGCTTTTGATGCAAGCTCCCTTGTGCCTGAAATCAAAAACGCAGGCGATACCATGCACTTCCCGAAAATTAAACGTACAGCGACGGTTGAGAACGTTGTAAAGGGAAATGCCCTTACTCCTGCTGAACTTGATATGAGCGATTCTACCGCTGAAATCAAGTATATCGGCTCTGCTTTCCGTATCTATGATAAGGATAAGGCACAGGTTAAAGGCGTGCTACAGGATAAGATTGTTGCACAGGTTTCTGATGCTATGGCAGAACAGATTGATACTGATCTTGCCGCAGAATGTGATACAGCAGTTTATAAGAGTGCAGTTGCCGATGCCGCTAAGATCACTTCCGACGAACTCCAGAAGGGTATTGATAATTTTGGTGATTCGGTTGATACAGACAGTTTCGCCGCTATCATCATTAACTCTAAACTTCGTTCCAGCTTTGCAGGCATGGATGAATTTGTAAATACTGGTCTTACCTATCAAACGGAAGGTAACGGTCTTGTCCAGAACGGTGTGGTAGGTTCCTATTTTGGGATTCCAGTTATTGTTACTGATAATGGTACATGGGATTCCGCTAATAATGAGGCAAAAACCTATATTGTCAAGAAAGACGCTCTGGGTTATGTTTTCCAGAAAGCAATTACGGTTGAGGAAAGCCGGCAAGCACTTCTCTTAGCTACTGATGTTGTTGCTTCTTCTCTTTATGCGACCAAACTTCTTGACGATACCGGCGTTGTCATTTGCCGTAAAACAATTGCATAA
- a CDS encoding Eukaryotic translation initiation factor 3 110 kDa subunit, which produces MSEENQNTETITMTKTEYDKAIQSAEDKLRTTYSKQIKELQAKLPREKSDEEKDYENRLAKLEAKEKRLNLIDSLTSKNIDKSFADYLKDDVDVEKFGTAIDNLVNAKLSESGFKPSGHSNNTEISKDKWKKMNYHEKQDFYEKNPELAKKMMGL; this is translated from the coding sequence ATGAGTGAAGAAAATCAAAATACAGAAACGATTACTATGACAAAAACTGAATACGATAAAGCTATTCAGAGTGCGGAAGATAAACTTAGAACAACATATTCCAAACAAATTAAGGAACTTCAAGCAAAACTCCCGCGCGAAAAATCCGATGAGGAAAAGGATTATGAAAATCGTTTAGCTAAACTGGAAGCAAAGGAAAAAAGATTAAATCTAATTGATTCCCTTACTTCTAAAAATATTGATAAATCATTTGCCGATTATCTTAAAGATGATGTGGACGTTGAAAAGTTTGGAACTGCTATTGATAATCTTGTCAACGCGAAGTTATCAGAATCAGGATTTAAACCTTCCGGACACAGCAATAATACAGAAATTTCTAAGGATAAATGGAAGAAAATGAATTATCACGAAAAACAGGATTTTTATGAAAAGAATCCAGAACTTGCTAAAAAGATGATGGGACTTTAA
- a CDS encoding conserved protein of unknown function (Evidence 4 : Unknown function but conserved in other organisms), whose amino-acid sequence MENVQPIVELITNLGFPIVCCLALGYFVWKFANKLNNDSISREDRLMGYFDKQNAVLTSMSVNMEKMSTTLDNINQRLTLVEMKVEDK is encoded by the coding sequence ATGGAAAATGTACAACCGATTGTAGAATTAATAACAAACTTAGGTTTCCCTATTGTCTGTTGTTTGGCATTAGGATATTTTGTATGGAAGTTTGCAAATAAACTCAATAACGATTCTATCAGCCGTGAGGATCGTCTGATGGGATATTTTGATAAGCAAAACGCAGTATTAACTTCTATGAGCGTAAATATGGAAAAGATGAGCACAACTCTTGATAATATCAACCAACGATTGACCTTGGTAGAAATGAAGGTGGAAGATAAGTAA
- a CDS encoding protein of unknown function (Evidence 5 : Unknown function), with protein MYDMLSSTFADVLKREGKTIYSFTGNTPYTVIFRRNSDKNKIQNKLSIFYPAGCGIHAGQLLTYKDQYFLTINQESTENNVYNRSDLFQTNATMNFIQGSKEVIMPVYSYNFNDALGHDNQYIAVISGAVLILCEHNPITNKLKLDDHFYAMAHYLRVVNSIYKDNLIYLYAQIDTIPDGGDVYSVSIVADSTYNKGETVQLQAIAKTGDTVITNAKFEWYSSNPDVATVDNNGLVHFLTDGTFDITATWTDFTVSDTKTIEVVEPVVYSLQINGENTYTTGDKPKLTATAQEDGVTVSDATITWDSSDTSVATIDSTGQVTFLTAGEVIFTAVWVEHDITATLAVTVTKAVGITCTISYLGASTIKVSAGKTLTAHFWDGAVEVTDQTTEEWTVVKPAGFEGEITSTEDPDANTIRIQVENDLDLIGKHITLTLQDSNHTCSTSLDIEIVSLF; from the coding sequence ATGTATGATATGCTTTCTTCTACCTTTGCAGACGTCCTAAAACGTGAAGGTAAAACAATCTACTCCTTTACAGGAAATACCCCTTATACAGTTATATTTAGGCGCAACTCTGATAAAAACAAAATACAAAACAAGTTAAGTATTTTTTATCCCGCTGGTTGTGGAATCCATGCGGGACAGCTATTAACGTATAAAGATCAATACTTTTTAACTATCAATCAAGAATCGACCGAAAACAATGTATATAACAGGTCTGATTTATTTCAAACTAACGCAACAATGAACTTTATCCAAGGTTCAAAAGAGGTTATAATGCCGGTTTATTCCTACAACTTTAACGATGCTTTAGGCCATGATAATCAATACATTGCAGTCATAAGCGGAGCGGTATTAATTCTCTGCGAACATAATCCTATCACAAATAAACTTAAATTAGATGATCATTTCTACGCAATGGCCCACTATTTAAGAGTTGTAAATAGTATTTATAAAGATAATCTTATCTATTTATACGCACAAATTGATACTATACCTGATGGCGGTGATGTATATTCTGTCTCAATTGTAGCGGACAGCACCTATAATAAAGGTGAAACAGTGCAATTACAAGCTATTGCTAAAACGGGTGATACAGTTATCACAAACGCGAAGTTTGAATGGTATTCAAGCAATCCAGACGTTGCGACAGTAGATAATAACGGCCTTGTACATTTTCTAACAGACGGCACATTTGATATAACAGCAACGTGGACAGATTTTACCGTAAGCGACACAAAAACGATTGAAGTTGTTGAACCAGTCGTATACTCCCTCCAAATTAATGGAGAAAATACCTATACAACAGGAGATAAACCAAAACTTACAGCGACAGCACAGGAAGATGGAGTAACCGTAAGCGATGCTACAATCACATGGGATTCGTCTGATACAAGCGTCGCAACAATCGACAGTACGGGACAAGTTACATTTCTTACTGCCGGGGAAGTTATTTTTACCGCCGTCTGGGTTGAGCATGATATTACTGCTACTCTTGCCGTAACGGTAACGAAAGCAGTAGGTATAACTTGCACAATTAGTTATTTAGGCGCATCTACAATTAAAGTAAGTGCTGGAAAAACGCTTACGGCTCATTTCTGGGATGGTGCGGTTGAAGTAACTGATCAAACAACAGAGGAATGGACGGTTGTTAAACCTGCTGGCTTTGAGGGTGAAATCACATCAACGGAAGATCCAGATGCAAATACAATCAGGATCCAAGTAGAAAACGATTTAGATTTAATTGGGAAGCATATTACATTAACATTGCAGGATTCTAATCATACATGCTCTACTTCACTTGATATAGAAATTGTTTCGCTATTCTAA
- a CDS encoding conserved protein of unknown function (Evidence 4 : Unknown function but conserved in other organisms) produces the protein MATITVLDRLKMALNNKEYYPDDTLSIYLSENNLNASDTYTQTMKKQLFQTVYDVLDSLANNIDLFRSISTEFVTTGQAYKYLQQRLDDIQEKILAIPDSTGETVSQFNFMYHD, from the coding sequence ATGGCAACCATAACAGTTTTGGATCGCTTAAAAATGGCGCTTAACAATAAAGAGTATTACCCTGATGATACCTTGTCAATCTATCTTTCGGAAAATAATCTTAATGCAAGTGATACCTATACACAAACCATGAAAAAACAGCTATTTCAAACAGTTTATGACGTATTGGATTCTCTTGCAAATAACATTGATTTATTTAGGAGCATTTCGACTGAATTTGTTACAACAGGGCAAGCATATAAGTATTTACAGCAACGTCTTGATGATATTCAAGAGAAAATACTTGCTATCCCGGACAGCACAGGAGAAACAGTATCACAATTTAATTTCATGTATCACGATTGA